The Streptomyces sp. NBC_01197 genome window below encodes:
- a CDS encoding helicase C-terminal domain-containing protein, with the protein MPERTRSTPPRTLAESLRTRDDASLTGLLRARPDLLTPVPSDLSQLATRAGTRASVVRALEHLDRFTLQTAEALAVAPDPAPYETLLALMAGDECDPEVADALPGAVERLREQALLWGTDDRLRLVRTARELLAPSPTHPSPTGLGPTVTEATVGMSPGRVQEIVAAVGLAGTHDSVSAVAALTSLFTDRTRMSALLDEAPTESLNVLSRLVWGPPYGEVAAAPTRPVQWLRDHGLLLPASARTVVLPREAALHLRAGRAHQSAEPRPPAVVPAREYSPQAVDAAAASQAFTALSTIEDLFKDWDEGGPAVLRSGGLSVRDLKRTAAALDMSEQLAAFWVELAYAAGLLAADGEADERFAATPAYDLWLDSPAQERWADLVTAWLTATRTPGLIGGLDPKGRALSTLGPDLDRAAAPEVRRRILGLMATLPEGTAPDPDSLLTRLRWERPVRGTASGRSTGPATTADIPTARHTHGASAVGDLRSRIAQWTLSETELLGITGRGALSTHGRALIGDTTPGAGPRPAPTPAELAAARARAADAITPLIPEPLDHVLLQADLTAVAPGPLERPLAALLGVAADVESKGGATVYRFTAGSVRRALDAGQTAADLHAFLAAHSRTPVPQPLTYLIDDVARKHGHLRVGAASSYVRCDDDAVLSEILADTRSQSLRLRRLAPTVLASMADPAGLLEGLRSMGFAPAAESAEGDVLITRAHAYRTPPRAAPAPVPEGPPVPDDVLLGAALRAIRAGDTAATVVHAPVPEHGDLPRTPSAETLATVQAAAMTGAALWIGYVNADGAASKRVIAPVRVEGGFVTAYDHTADDVRTYPLHRITGVAELTDDPSS; encoded by the coding sequence GTGCCGGAACGAACACGCAGCACGCCACCGCGCACCCTCGCAGAGTCCCTGCGCACCCGCGACGACGCATCTCTGACCGGGCTGCTGCGGGCGCGGCCCGATCTGCTGACGCCGGTGCCCAGCGATCTCAGCCAGCTCGCGACCCGGGCGGGCACCCGCGCCTCGGTCGTACGGGCGCTGGAACACCTCGACCGGTTCACGCTCCAGACCGCGGAGGCACTCGCGGTCGCGCCCGACCCCGCCCCGTACGAGACGCTCCTCGCCCTCATGGCCGGTGACGAGTGCGACCCGGAGGTCGCGGACGCGCTGCCCGGCGCGGTCGAGCGGCTCCGCGAACAGGCTCTGCTCTGGGGCACGGACGACCGGCTCCGGCTCGTCCGCACCGCCCGCGAACTCCTCGCCCCCTCCCCCACGCACCCTTCGCCGACCGGCCTCGGGCCCACCGTGACGGAGGCGACGGTCGGGATGTCCCCGGGCCGCGTCCAGGAGATCGTCGCGGCGGTCGGCCTCGCGGGTACGCATGACTCGGTCTCCGCGGTCGCCGCGCTGACCTCGCTGTTCACCGACCGGACCCGGATGTCGGCGCTGCTCGACGAGGCGCCCACCGAGTCGCTGAACGTGCTGAGCAGGCTCGTCTGGGGCCCGCCGTACGGCGAAGTGGCCGCCGCCCCGACCCGGCCCGTGCAGTGGCTCCGTGACCACGGGTTGCTGCTGCCCGCCAGCGCGCGCACGGTGGTACTCCCCCGGGAGGCCGCGCTGCATCTGCGCGCCGGGCGCGCGCACCAGAGCGCGGAGCCGCGGCCGCCCGCCGTGGTGCCCGCCCGCGAGTACAGTCCACAGGCTGTGGACGCGGCGGCGGCCAGCCAGGCGTTCACCGCGCTCTCCACCATCGAGGACCTGTTCAAGGACTGGGACGAGGGCGGCCCCGCCGTGCTGCGCTCCGGCGGCCTCAGCGTCCGCGACCTCAAGCGGACCGCCGCCGCGCTGGACATGAGTGAGCAGCTGGCCGCGTTCTGGGTCGAACTCGCTTACGCGGCAGGGCTGCTGGCGGCCGACGGCGAGGCAGACGAACGGTTCGCCGCCACCCCCGCGTACGACCTCTGGCTCGACTCGCCGGCCCAGGAGCGCTGGGCCGACCTGGTCACGGCCTGGCTCACCGCCACCCGTACCCCGGGACTCATCGGGGGCCTGGACCCCAAGGGCCGTGCCCTGTCCACCCTGGGCCCCGACCTGGACCGCGCCGCTGCCCCCGAGGTGCGCCGCAGGATCCTGGGCCTGATGGCGACCCTCCCGGAGGGCACAGCGCCCGACCCGGATTCGCTGCTGACCCGGCTGCGCTGGGAACGCCCGGTGCGCGGCACCGCCTCCGGCCGCAGTACGGGCCCGGCCACCACGGCGGACATCCCGACGGCCCGCCACACGCACGGCGCGAGCGCGGTCGGCGATCTGCGCTCGCGTATCGCCCAGTGGACGCTGAGCGAGACAGAACTGCTCGGCATTACCGGCCGCGGCGCCCTCTCGACGCACGGCAGGGCACTCATCGGCGACACCACGCCCGGCGCCGGCCCGCGCCCTGCACCGACCCCCGCCGAACTGGCCGCCGCCCGCGCCCGCGCCGCCGACGCGATCACCCCGCTGATCCCGGAACCGCTCGACCACGTCCTGCTCCAGGCCGACCTCACGGCCGTCGCCCCCGGCCCGCTGGAGCGCCCGCTCGCCGCGCTGCTCGGGGTCGCCGCCGATGTCGAGTCCAAGGGCGGCGCCACCGTCTACCGCTTCACGGCGGGCTCGGTGCGCCGGGCGCTCGACGCCGGACAGACTGCGGCCGACCTGCACGCCTTCCTCGCGGCCCACAGCCGTACGCCGGTGCCGCAGCCGCTCACGTATCTGATCGACGACGTCGCGCGGAAGCACGGCCACCTCCGGGTCGGCGCGGCCTCCTCGTACGTACGCTGCGACGACGACGCGGTCCTCAGCGAGATCCTGGCCGACACCCGGTCCCAGTCACTGCGGCTGCGCCGCCTCGCGCCCACGGTGCTGGCCTCCATGGCCGACCCGGCCGGGCTGCTCGAAGGGCTGCGCTCGATGGGCTTCGCCCCGGCCGCCGAGTCCGCCGAGGGTGACGTCCTGATCACCCGCGCCCACGCCTACCGCACCCCGCCGCGCGCCGCGCCGGCCCCGGTCCCGGAGGGCCCGCCGGTCCCCGACGACGTCCTGCTGGGCGCCGCACTGCGGGCGATCAGGGCGGGCGACACGGCGGCCACGGTGGTCCACGCACCGGTGCCGGAACACGGCGACCTGCCGCGCACCCCGTCCGCCGAGACACTGGCCACGGTCCAGGCGGCGGCGATGACGGGCGCGGCGCTCTGGATCGGCTACGTCAACGCGGACGGCGCGGCCAGCAAGCGCGTGATCGCGCCGGTCCGGGTCGAGGGCGGCTTCGTCACGGCGTACGACCACACGGCGGACGACGTCCGCACGTATCCGCTGCACCGCATCACGGGCGTCGCGGAACTGACCGACGACCCATCATCCTGA
- a CDS encoding DUF4232 domain-containing protein yields MGMSRRFIVTVAATALAGAAGVGAAQASTTSHTAAATGATVSACRPANHTAKITPDAASAGHRHYRVTLTAAPNTLSCKLAGSPSGVRFLNHGSVDGVTAKAYGKQSTAVTFGPGHPAHFDIQVPSAGAGAKANEVTFTLKTPGGGTIPGESSAVGSLSVDAGTQIGALQAGA; encoded by the coding sequence ATGGGTATGTCTCGTAGGTTCATCGTGACGGTCGCCGCCACCGCGCTGGCGGGAGCCGCCGGGGTCGGAGCCGCGCAGGCATCCACCACGTCGCACACGGCTGCCGCGACGGGTGCCACTGTCTCCGCCTGCCGCCCGGCGAACCACACTGCGAAGATCACCCCGGATGCCGCCAGCGCCGGGCACCGCCACTACCGGGTCACGCTGACCGCGGCGCCCAACACGCTGTCCTGCAAGCTGGCCGGTTCGCCCAGCGGGGTGCGGTTCCTCAACCACGGCTCCGTGGACGGGGTGACCGCGAAGGCGTACGGCAAGCAGAGCACCGCGGTGACCTTCGGTCCCGGTCACCCGGCCCACTTCGACATCCAGGTTCCCAGCGCCGGCGCGGGCGCGAAGGCCAACGAGGTCACGTTCACGCTCAAGACCCCCGGCGGGGGCACGATTCCCGGTGAGTCGTCCGCGGTCGGCTCGCTCTCCGTCGACGCCGGTACCCAGATCGGCGCCCTGCAGGCCGGGGCCTGA
- a CDS encoding HAD family hydrolase has protein sequence MSSHPLTVGFDLDMTLIDSRRGIHAAYQVLSAETGTYIDADLVVTRLGPPLETELAEWFPEEEIPAMRDRYREIYPTYAIEPTTAMAGAAEAVAAVRGLGGRAIVVTAKNQPDAVRHLEHLGIEPDAVIGWLWAEAKAEALREHGASVYVGDHIGDVRGALTAGALSVAVPTGPISADELRAAGADVVLTDLTEFPAWLEGYAAGVTAGA, from the coding sequence ATGTCTTCACACCCCCTGACGGTCGGCTTCGACCTGGATATGACCCTGATCGACTCCCGGCGCGGGATCCACGCCGCCTACCAGGTACTTTCCGCCGAGACCGGGACGTACATCGACGCCGACCTCGTGGTCACCCGGCTCGGTCCGCCGCTGGAGACGGAGCTCGCCGAGTGGTTCCCGGAGGAGGAGATTCCGGCGATGCGCGACCGCTACCGTGAGATCTACCCCACATACGCGATCGAGCCGACCACGGCGATGGCGGGCGCAGCCGAAGCGGTGGCCGCGGTGCGGGGGCTCGGCGGCCGGGCGATCGTCGTCACCGCCAAGAACCAGCCGGACGCCGTGCGCCACCTGGAGCACCTCGGCATCGAGCCGGACGCCGTCATCGGCTGGCTGTGGGCGGAGGCCAAGGCGGAGGCGCTGCGCGAGCACGGGGCGTCGGTGTACGTCGGCGACCACATCGGCGACGTGCGCGGGGCGCTCACGGCGGGTGCGCTCTCCGTCGCCGTACCGACCGGTCCGATCAGCGCGGACGAACTGCGCGCGGCCGGAGCCGATGTGGTCCTGACGGACCTCACCGAATTCCCCGCGTGGCTGGAGGGCTATGCCGCCGGGGTCACGGCGGGCGCCTGA
- a CDS encoding cold-shock protein: MPTGKVKWFNSEKGFGFLSRDDGGDVFVHSSVLPSGVDALKPGQRVEFGVVAGQRGDQALTVTIIDPTPSVAAAQRRKPDELASIVQDLTTLLENITPSLERGRYPDKAAGAKIAGLLRAVADQLDV, translated from the coding sequence GTGCCCACCGGCAAGGTCAAATGGTTCAATTCGGAAAAAGGCTTCGGCTTTCTTTCCCGCGACGACGGGGGCGATGTCTTCGTCCACTCGTCGGTGCTCCCGTCCGGAGTCGACGCCCTGAAGCCGGGGCAGCGCGTGGAGTTCGGCGTCGTCGCGGGCCAGCGCGGCGACCAGGCGCTGACCGTGACCATCATCGATCCGACGCCGTCGGTGGCAGCGGCCCAGCGCCGCAAGCCCGACGAACTGGCCTCCATCGTGCAGGACCTGACAACGCTCCTGGAGAACATCACGCCGAGCCTGGAACGCGGCCGCTACCCCGACAAGGCGGCCGGCGCGAAGATCGCCGGTCTGCTGCGGGCGGTCGCCGACCAGCTGGACGTCTGA